One genomic window of Manihot esculenta cultivar AM560-2 chromosome 16, M.esculenta_v8, whole genome shotgun sequence includes the following:
- the LOC110603761 gene encoding protein TRIGALACTOSYLDIACYLGLYCEROL 1, chloroplastic isoform X2 yields MYCRRSHVRPNMWMDIKTVNASQLSFSVGAPIFKILSPKRQTKLFVSPNTNDGRPSPSLLDEETNTKHAPSSETETLLSKWSPPGYLWKGLSVLVLTGQVIIRTLKGNIHWRNTLQQLERVGPKSVGVCLLTSAFVGMAFTIQFVREFVRLGLQRSVGGVLALAFSRELSPVVTSIVVAGRIGSAFAAELGTMQVSEQTDTLRVLGANPVDYLVTPRVIACCLALPFLTLMCFTVSMASSALLADGVFGVSINMIFYSARKVLGSWDLISAMIKSQVFGAIISIVSCAWGVTTSGGAKGVGESTTSAVVISLVGIFIADFVLSYCFFQGVGDSLKNSM; encoded by the coding sequence ATGTATTGCAGAAGAAGCCATGTCAGGCCAAATATGTGGATGGACATTAAAACTGTAAACGCAAGTCAACTTAGCTTCAGTGTAGGAGCTCCTATTTTCAAAATTCTTTCACCTAAGCGACAAACCAAATTGTTTGTGTCTCCCAACACAAATGATGGTCGCCCTTCTCCATCTCTGCTAGATGAAGAAACAAATACTAAACATGCACCTAGTTCTGAAACAGAGACATTGTTGAGCAAATGGTCACCGCCTGGGTACCTTTGGAAGGGATTATCAGTTCTTGTCTTGACAGGACAAGTAATTATCAGGACTTTAAAGGGAAACATTCACTGGAGAAATACTCTTCAACAGCTGGAGAGAGTTGGACCAAAGTCAGTTGGAGTCTGTCTCTTGACCTCTGCATTTGTGGGAATGGCTTTCACAATTCAATTTGTTAGAGAATTTGTTAGACTAGGATTGCAAAGATCAGTTGGTGGTGTACTAGCACTAGCCTTTTCAAGGGAGTTGAGTCCCGTGGTCACATCAATTGTGGTTGCTGGGCGGATTGGGAGTGCCTTTGCAGCAGAATTGGGAACAATGCAGGTTTCTGAGCAAACAGACACATTGAGAGTTCTTGGAGCAAACCCTGTTGATTATTTAGTGACTCCAAGAGTGATTGCATGTTGTCTTGCTCTACCATTTTTGACTTTGATGTGTTTCACAGTAAGCATGGCATCCAGTGCTTTGCTAGCTGACGGCGTCTTTGGTGTAAGcattaatatgatattttattcAGCTAGGAAAGTACTTGGATCATGGGATCTGATCAGCGCCATGATCAAGTCACAGGTTTTCGGTGCGATAATATCAATTGTAAGTTGTGCTTGGGGAGTTACTACGTCGGGAGGCGCCAAAGGCGTTGGGGAGTCGACAACTTCAGCTGTGGTTATCTCACTTGTTGGTATCTTTATTGCTGATTTTGTACTATCATATTGCTTCTTCCAGGGAGTTGGAGATTCTCTGAAGAATTCTATGTGA
- the LOC110603761 gene encoding protein TRIGALACTOSYLDIACYLGLYCEROL 1, chloroplastic isoform X1: MQTASSHHSIFCISNRRSHVRPNMWMDIKTVNASQLSFSVGAPIFKILSPKRQTKLFVSPNTNDGRPSPSLLDEETNTKHAPSSETETLLSKWSPPGYLWKGLSVLVLTGQVIIRTLKGNIHWRNTLQQLERVGPKSVGVCLLTSAFVGMAFTIQFVREFVRLGLQRSVGGVLALAFSRELSPVVTSIVVAGRIGSAFAAELGTMQVSEQTDTLRVLGANPVDYLVTPRVIACCLALPFLTLMCFTVSMASSALLADGVFGVSINMIFYSARKVLGSWDLISAMIKSQVFGAIISIVSCAWGVTTSGGAKGVGESTTSAVVISLVGIFIADFVLSYCFFQGVGDSLKNSM; the protein is encoded by the exons ATGCAAACGGCTTCATCACATCATTCAATTTTTTGCATTTCTAACAG AAGAAGCCATGTCAGGCCAAATATGTGGATGGACATTAAAACTGTAAACGCAAGTCAACTTAGCTTCAGTGTAGGAGCTCCTATTTTCAAAATTCTTTCACCTAAGCGACAAACCAAATTGTTTGTGTCTCCCAACACAAATGATGGTCGCCCTTCTCCATCTCTGCTAGATGAAGAAACAAATACTAAACATGCACCTAGTTCTGAAACAGAGACATTGTTGAGCAAATGGTCACCGCCTGGGTACCTTTGGAAGGGATTATCAGTTCTTGTCTTGACAGGACAAGTAATTATCAGGACTTTAAAGGGAAACATTCACTGGAGAAATACTCTTCAACAGCTGGAGAGAGTTGGACCAAAGTCAGTTGGAGTCTGTCTCTTGACCTCTGCATTTGTGGGAATGGCTTTCACAATTCAATTTGTTAGAGAATTTGTTAGACTAGGATTGCAAAGATCAGTTGGTGGTGTACTAGCACTAGCCTTTTCAAGGGAGTTGAGTCCCGTGGTCACATCAATTGTGGTTGCTGGGCGGATTGGGAGTGCCTTTGCAGCAGAATTGGGAACAATGCAGGTTTCTGAGCAAACAGACACATTGAGAGTTCTTGGAGCAAACCCTGTTGATTATTTAGTGACTCCAAGAGTGATTGCATGTTGTCTTGCTCTACCATTTTTGACTTTGATGTGTTTCACAGTAAGCATGGCATCCAGTGCTTTGCTAGCTGACGGCGTCTTTGGTGTAAGcattaatatgatattttattcAGCTAGGAAAGTACTTGGATCATGGGATCTGATCAGCGCCATGATCAAGTCACAGGTTTTCGGTGCGATAATATCAATTGTAAGTTGTGCTTGGGGAGTTACTACGTCGGGAGGCGCCAAAGGCGTTGGGGAGTCGACAACTTCAGCTGTGGTTATCTCACTTGTTGGTATCTTTATTGCTGATTTTGTACTATCATATTGCTTCTTCCAGGGAGTTGGAGATTCTCTGAAGAATTCTATGTGA